One genomic region from Magallana gigas chromosome 3, xbMagGiga1.1, whole genome shotgun sequence encodes:
- the LOC105334498 gene encoding uncharacterized protein isoform X2 encodes MKTLFMFFALFTSFHMESLCNVQILVTNNPMNWHAADEICTVEFKGSGYRHLAADISDESRDYNLFIVSNYHGVWLDSKAYDLGCRGDRCSLIVIRHRRFLSYDFKYLCLTVNDSVKIQEYCPKPSIVNITSPYMVERLRQNINRFKKGEEFIISNVSFSDYTDFKCEMARKRGHEFRKMFTRCNEFHRALCEHQPLGVTGIVMICLSAALVVMSLSFCTGLFIYCRRKKMTLSSVYDTIFMRPRGRNPYTLRVPNDPTSPISERPNLLPPPADLPSAPPVRHQFIRAPAVRHQPLQQAPPMARVDSMQTLASSSSFGSGGTSSSYVDDVRYYRNFSYETQPSVAPSQAPRIEIQPSTPSASERSYCSSCRRNRRKRDFLRTSSNCTSCVSQSSLYTQVARPAQRNLSQDTNDTNSLRSQRTSRDTNDTNSIKSHRSHRSGRNHSRGVSSKISRLKSQADYLNTEQIATPRSSAGSQHDVTDPNPVTRRHKLVDRLGSSSGFRLVKRMFSIDLK; translated from the exons ATGAAGACTTTGTTCATGTTCTTTGCTTTGTTCACAAGCTTTCACATGG AGTCCCTTTGCAATGTGCAAATACTGGTCACGAACAACCCGATGAATTGGCACGCAGCAGACGAGATTTGTACTGTGGAATTTAAAGGTTCTGGATACAGACATCTAGCCGCGGACATAAGCGATGAATCACGTGATTATAATCTATTTATAGTCAGTAACTATCACGGTGTTTGGTTGGACAGCAAAGCTTATGATCTAGGATGTAGAG GCGATAGATGTTCTTTAATCGTGATAAGACACCGACGGTTTCTCAGCTATGACTTCAAGTATCTATGTCTTACTG TGAATGATTCAGTCAAAATTCAAGAATACTGCCCAAAGCCCAGCATCGTTAATATCACATCCCCATACATGGTAGAACGATTACGACAAAACATCAACAGATTTAAAAAGGGCGAAGAATTCATCATCAGTAATGTCAGCTTTAGtg ATTACACCGATTTTAAATGTGAAATGGCCAGAAAGCGGGGACATGAATTTCGGAAGATGTTCACAAGATGTAACGAATTCCACAGGGCCCTCTGTGAACATC AACCGCTGGGGGTGACAGGGATTGTAATGATATGTCTATCAGCCGCACTTGTCGTCATGTCCCTGTCTTTTTGCACAGGCTTATTTATCTACTGCAGAAG AAAGAAGATGACCCTCAGCAGTGTCTATGATACCATTTTCATGCGTCCACGTGGTAGAAATCCTTACACCCTCCGTGTACCAAATGACCCGACCTCACCAATATCTGAACGACCGAACCTACTGCCACCACCGGCAGACCTGCCGTCTGCTCCGCCCGTCAGACACCAGTTTATACGAGCTCCTGCTGTCAGACATCAGCCACTGCAGCAAGCGCCCCCTATGGCCAGGGTCGACAGTATGCAGACTCTTGCGTCCTCTTCCTCTTTTGGTTCCGGTGGGACGTCCTCTTCGTATGTAGACGATGTTCGTTATTATCGAAATTTCTCCTACGAGACACAACCTAGTGTTGCTCCTTCTCAAGCTCCCAGGATTGAAATTCAACCAAGTACGCCTTCAGCGTCCGAGAGAAGTTACTGTTCCTCTTGCAGACGAAATAGAAGGAAGCGGGATTTTCTGAGAACGTCATCAAATTGCACGAGTTGTGTTTCGCAAAGCTCGTTATACACGCAAGTCGCGAGACCTGCACAGAGGAACCTTTCCCAGGACACCAACGATACAAATTCACTTCGATCGCAAAGAACATCAAGAGACACTAACGACACGAACTCTATAAAATCGCACAGATCCCATCGTTCGGGGCGTAACCATAGTAGGGGCGTCTCGTCGAAGATTTCCCGCCTTAAGTCACAAGCGGACTATTTAAATACGGAACAGATAGCTACGCCACGATCATCAGCCGGTTCGCAACATGACGTCACAGATCCAAACCCTGTCACAAGGAGACATAAATTAG ttGATCGTTTGGGTTCTTCAAGTGGATTCAGGCTGGTAAAAAGAATGTTTTCCATTGATCTAAAATAG
- the LOC105334498 gene encoding uncharacterized protein isoform X1, with protein MKTLFMFFALFTSFHMESLCNVQILVTNNPMNWHAADEICTVEFKGSGYRHLAADISDESRDYNLFIVSNYHGVWLDSKAYDLGCRGDRCSLIVIRHRRFLSYDFKYLCLTVNDSVKIQEYCPKPSIVNITSPYMVERLRQNINRFKKGEEFIISNVSFSDYTDFKCEMARKRGHEFRKMFTRCNEFHRALCEHHTTDSVMVTTIEYREDTREYTSVFVPHPANPGGMYPIKDSNESDTEPLGVTGIVMICLSAALVVMSLSFCTGLFIYCRRKKMTLSSVYDTIFMRPRGRNPYTLRVPNDPTSPISERPNLLPPPADLPSAPPVRHQFIRAPAVRHQPLQQAPPMARVDSMQTLASSSSFGSGGTSSSYVDDVRYYRNFSYETQPSVAPSQAPRIEIQPSTPSASERSYCSSCRRNRRKRDFLRTSSNCTSCVSQSSLYTQVARPAQRNLSQDTNDTNSLRSQRTSRDTNDTNSIKSHRSHRSGRNHSRGVSSKISRLKSQADYLNTEQIATPRSSAGSQHDVTDPNPVTRRHKLVDRLGSSSGFRLVKRMFSIDLK; from the exons ATGAAGACTTTGTTCATGTTCTTTGCTTTGTTCACAAGCTTTCACATGG AGTCCCTTTGCAATGTGCAAATACTGGTCACGAACAACCCGATGAATTGGCACGCAGCAGACGAGATTTGTACTGTGGAATTTAAAGGTTCTGGATACAGACATCTAGCCGCGGACATAAGCGATGAATCACGTGATTATAATCTATTTATAGTCAGTAACTATCACGGTGTTTGGTTGGACAGCAAAGCTTATGATCTAGGATGTAGAG GCGATAGATGTTCTTTAATCGTGATAAGACACCGACGGTTTCTCAGCTATGACTTCAAGTATCTATGTCTTACTG TGAATGATTCAGTCAAAATTCAAGAATACTGCCCAAAGCCCAGCATCGTTAATATCACATCCCCATACATGGTAGAACGATTACGACAAAACATCAACAGATTTAAAAAGGGCGAAGAATTCATCATCAGTAATGTCAGCTTTAGtg ATTACACCGATTTTAAATGTGAAATGGCCAGAAAGCGGGGACATGAATTTCGGAAGATGTTCACAAGATGTAACGAATTCCACAGGGCCCTCTGTGAACATC ATACAACCGATTCTGTCATGGTCACCACCATAGAATACAGAGAGGACACTAGGGAATACACATCAGTCTTTGTCCCACACCCTGCAAATCCCGGGGGCATGTACCCCATAAAAGATAGCAATGAAAGTGACACTG AACCGCTGGGGGTGACAGGGATTGTAATGATATGTCTATCAGCCGCACTTGTCGTCATGTCCCTGTCTTTTTGCACAGGCTTATTTATCTACTGCAGAAG AAAGAAGATGACCCTCAGCAGTGTCTATGATACCATTTTCATGCGTCCACGTGGTAGAAATCCTTACACCCTCCGTGTACCAAATGACCCGACCTCACCAATATCTGAACGACCGAACCTACTGCCACCACCGGCAGACCTGCCGTCTGCTCCGCCCGTCAGACACCAGTTTATACGAGCTCCTGCTGTCAGACATCAGCCACTGCAGCAAGCGCCCCCTATGGCCAGGGTCGACAGTATGCAGACTCTTGCGTCCTCTTCCTCTTTTGGTTCCGGTGGGACGTCCTCTTCGTATGTAGACGATGTTCGTTATTATCGAAATTTCTCCTACGAGACACAACCTAGTGTTGCTCCTTCTCAAGCTCCCAGGATTGAAATTCAACCAAGTACGCCTTCAGCGTCCGAGAGAAGTTACTGTTCCTCTTGCAGACGAAATAGAAGGAAGCGGGATTTTCTGAGAACGTCATCAAATTGCACGAGTTGTGTTTCGCAAAGCTCGTTATACACGCAAGTCGCGAGACCTGCACAGAGGAACCTTTCCCAGGACACCAACGATACAAATTCACTTCGATCGCAAAGAACATCAAGAGACACTAACGACACGAACTCTATAAAATCGCACAGATCCCATCGTTCGGGGCGTAACCATAGTAGGGGCGTCTCGTCGAAGATTTCCCGCCTTAAGTCACAAGCGGACTATTTAAATACGGAACAGATAGCTACGCCACGATCATCAGCCGGTTCGCAACATGACGTCACAGATCCAAACCCTGTCACAAGGAGACATAAATTAG ttGATCGTTTGGGTTCTTCAAGTGGATTCAGGCTGGTAAAAAGAATGTTTTCCATTGATCTAAAATAG